A part of Desulfobacter sp. genomic DNA contains:
- a CDS encoding LysR family transcriptional regulator: protein MTLRQLELFLALVKTPHLSQVAKDAGLTQSAVSMAIKALEETLGKQLFDRIHKRLVVNENGRYFYQMVEPLVLGLRESEAMFRDQDLLGDIKVGASSSIANYILPQIMYEFAEQYEGVKLEKITGNTIEIGHLIENGEVDIGFVEADYNSTEIEREMLGLDELYVVTGDDDLVRDEEYKMDELLSKRWIFREEGSGTREVFLYYMKKYKKRFKPFLEVGHTEAVKSVLANKGTVSCLSRISVMNELSAGQLFRLKIQDFKFTRSFYTIWHKNKYFSSVLQEFLYFTKERYKAVYESHSTTH from the coding sequence GTGACACTAAGACAGCTAGAACTTTTTCTTGCCCTGGTTAAGACCCCCCATCTGAGCCAGGTTGCCAAGGATGCGGGGCTGACCCAGTCCGCTGTCTCCATGGCTATTAAAGCATTAGAAGAGACACTGGGCAAGCAGTTGTTCGACAGGATCCACAAGCGGCTGGTGGTGAATGAAAACGGCCGCTATTTCTACCAGATGGTTGAGCCCCTGGTCCTGGGACTGAGGGAGAGCGAGGCCATGTTCCGGGACCAGGATCTGTTGGGCGATATAAAGGTGGGGGCCAGTTCATCCATTGCCAATTATATTCTCCCCCAGATCATGTATGAGTTTGCCGAGCAGTACGAAGGGGTGAAGCTGGAAAAAATTACGGGCAACACCATTGAGATCGGCCACCTCATTGAAAACGGGGAGGTGGACATCGGATTTGTGGAGGCGGATTACAACAGCACAGAGATTGAGCGTGAAATGCTGGGGCTTGATGAACTCTATGTGGTCACCGGAGACGATGACCTGGTTCGGGATGAAGAATACAAGATGGACGAGCTGCTCTCCAAGCGGTGGATATTCAGGGAAGAGGGGTCCGGCACCCGGGAAGTCTTCCTTTATTATATGAAAAAATACAAAAAACGGTTCAAGCCCTTTCTGGAGGTCGGGCATACTGAAGCCGTGAAATCCGTGCTTGCGAACAAGGGAACGGTTTCCTGTCTCTCCAGGATTTCCGTGATGAACGAATTGAGCGCCGGCCAGCTTTTCCGCCTGAAAATCCAGGATTTCAAGTTTACCCGGTCATTCTATACCATCTGGCACAAAAATAAGTATTTCAGTTCTGTGCTCCAGGAATTTCTTTATTTCACAAAGGAGCGGTACAAGGCCGTATATGAAAGTCACTCCACTACCCATTAA
- a CDS encoding GGDEF domain-containing protein, which produces MFRPQILSSRVLVDLKKRSTIGIVFYMIAISVVIFSGNYYQRHPDFSNLFMGCMFGICIFRIAHMLLDRHLPKSRFNNGTFMTSVILTALFWGLGYAQFTTQQEELYNRLLMCICTVGLCAGGVVAFIPNLWLALGFNTCILLPGTTFLLVSPEDQPQGVLFSLFFVYMIFMAARQNKEYWSALDNEYLLERKTKALKRLSNRDELTGLSNRRHFNQTFSYEWDRASRKQTTLNILICDVDHFKKVNDRHGHPAGDAYLQMTAALLQKVYKRKTDVVARYGGEEFIVLMTDESPEAALALAEEFRQRIASAHIDFENRRIRATMSIGHACTTPQARQTGQTLIALADHALYRAKASGRNRVCTEMPELETAYNE; this is translated from the coding sequence ATGTTTAGACCCCAGATTCTCTCTTCAAGAGTATTGGTTGATTTAAAAAAGAGATCCACCATCGGTATTGTTTTCTATATGATCGCCATCAGTGTGGTTATATTTTCAGGCAACTACTATCAGCGCCATCCGGATTTTTCAAACCTGTTTATGGGGTGCATGTTCGGCATTTGCATTTTTCGGATAGCCCATATGCTGCTGGACAGACACCTGCCAAAAAGCAGATTCAATAACGGGACCTTCATGACCAGCGTCATTCTGACCGCCCTCTTCTGGGGACTCGGCTATGCCCAATTCACCACCCAGCAAGAAGAGCTATACAACAGACTGCTCATGTGCATCTGCACGGTTGGGCTCTGCGCCGGCGGCGTGGTCGCATTCATCCCAAACCTCTGGCTGGCCCTTGGCTTCAACACCTGCATCCTGCTGCCGGGCACCACCTTTCTTCTGGTGTCTCCTGAGGATCAGCCCCAGGGTGTGCTGTTCTCCCTCTTTTTCGTCTATATGATATTTATGGCTGCCCGCCAGAACAAAGAATACTGGAGTGCCCTGGACAACGAATACCTGCTGGAACGAAAAACAAAGGCGCTCAAACGCCTGAGCAACCGGGATGAACTCACCGGGCTGTCAAACCGGCGCCACTTCAATCAGACCTTTTCCTACGAGTGGGACCGCGCCAGCCGCAAACAGACCACCCTGAACATCCTGATCTGCGATGTGGATCACTTCAAAAAAGTAAATGACAGGCACGGCCACCCGGCAGGGGATGCCTATCTCCAGATGACAGCCGCCCTTTTGCAGAAAGTGTATAAAAGGAAAACCGATGTGGTGGCCCGTTACGGCGGTGAGGAATTCATTGTCCTTATGACGGACGAAAGCCCGGAAGCCGCCTTGGCCCTGGCAGAAGAATTCAGACAGCGCATTGCATCCGCCCACATCGATTTTGAGAACCGTCGAATCAGGGCAACCATGAGCATCGGCCACGCATGCACCACCCCCCAGGCCCGGCAGACCGGACAGACCCTCATTGCCCTTGCGGACCATGCCCTTTACCGGGCAAAAGCATCAGGACGAAACCGGGTGTGCACAGAAATGCCTGAACTTGAAACAGCATACAACGAATAA
- the pta gene encoding phosphate acetyltransferase, producing MSNGLYITATEAGSGKSAIALGVMEMLLRRLDCVGFFRPIISHDPQDAWDLDIELMSSQFSLDRPYEKMYGITQAEADRLLTLGKKDEVLERIIEKYNEARKDCDFILCEGTDFVSSTGGVEFDINATIIKNLSCPVLLVADAHKKSMEEASLIAGLTLDSLVSKGCDVIGTIINRVSPEDKEAVINHFNETGLFTKQLIYAVPEEEVLSKPTLSEVADALDAKVLCGHKQLYRHARQFTVAAMQLRNLLTRISHGTLVITPGDRADVIVACMATLSSASIENISGIILTGGLQPEDAVWDLIQGFSGMVPLLSVQEDTFQTAVMVEKLRSDISPYDERKITRALALFEQNIDIEKLLDKVIKTDSTIVTPKMFEYQLLSKARSFKKRIVLPEGTEDRILRAVETLLRREIVDITLLGNEAKIHQKINTLGLRMGELEIIDPQRSTHLEAYTQEYYNLRKHKGITLENARDRICDVNYFGTMMVHMGHVDGMVSGSAHSTAATIIPSFEIIKAKRRETPVSGLFFMCLSDRVLAYGDCAINPDPDARELAEIAITSAETAKMFDIEPRVAMLSYSTGTSGKGKDVDKVREATELVRAKRPDLLIEGPIQYDAAVEPNVAKTKLPNSSVAGKATVFIFPDLNTGNNTYKAVQRSSGAMAIGPALQGLNKPVNDLSRGCLVADIINTVAITAIQAAEQDWLNAPKPLTLIK from the coding sequence ATGTCAAACGGCTTATACATTACAGCCACGGAAGCAGGGTCCGGGAAGTCTGCCATTGCCCTGGGGGTAATGGAAATGCTGCTCAGGCGCCTGGACTGCGTAGGCTTCTTCAGGCCCATCATCAGCCATGATCCCCAGGATGCATGGGACCTGGATATTGAACTCATGTCCAGCCAGTTCAGCCTGGACCGGCCCTATGAAAAAATGTACGGCATCACCCAGGCCGAAGCAGACCGGCTGCTGACCCTGGGCAAAAAAGACGAGGTTCTGGAACGGATCATTGAAAAGTACAACGAGGCCCGAAAGGACTGCGATTTCATCCTCTGCGAAGGAACCGACTTTGTCTCTTCCACCGGAGGGGTGGAATTCGACATCAATGCGACCATCATCAAAAACCTCTCATGTCCCGTTCTCCTGGTGGCAGACGCCCACAAAAAATCCATGGAAGAAGCATCCCTGATAGCGGGCTTGACCCTAGATTCCCTGGTAAGCAAGGGCTGCGATGTCATCGGCACCATCATTAACCGGGTTTCCCCCGAAGACAAAGAGGCCGTCATCAATCACTTTAACGAAACCGGCCTTTTCACCAAACAACTGATTTACGCAGTGCCCGAAGAAGAGGTGCTGTCCAAACCCACCCTGAGCGAGGTGGCTGACGCCCTGGACGCCAAAGTCCTCTGCGGTCACAAACAGCTTTACCGCCATGCCCGCCAGTTCACCGTCGCCGCCATGCAGCTGAGAAACCTGCTCACCCGCATCTCCCACGGCACCCTGGTCATCACCCCAGGGGACCGGGCAGACGTCATCGTGGCCTGCATGGCCACCCTGTCCTCCGCCTCCATTGAAAATATCTCAGGTATCATCCTCACCGGCGGCCTCCAGCCGGAAGATGCCGTGTGGGACCTGATCCAGGGATTTTCAGGCATGGTACCCCTGCTCAGCGTTCAGGAGGACACCTTCCAGACGGCCGTCATGGTTGAAAAGCTCAGGTCCGACATCTCACCCTATGACGAAAGAAAAATCACCCGGGCCCTGGCCCTGTTCGAACAGAATATCGACATTGAAAAGCTGCTGGACAAGGTAATCAAAACCGACTCCACCATTGTCACCCCCAAGATGTTCGAATACCAGTTGCTCAGCAAAGCCCGCAGCTTCAAGAAGCGTATCGTCCTGCCCGAGGGCACCGAGGACCGGATCCTGAGGGCTGTGGAAACCCTGCTCCGCAGGGAAATTGTGGACATCACCCTCCTGGGGAATGAAGCCAAGATCCACCAGAAAATCAATACCCTGGGCCTGCGCATGGGCGAGCTTGAAATCATCGACCCCCAGCGATCCACCCACCTGGAAGCCTATACCCAGGAATACTACAATCTGAGAAAACACAAGGGCATCACCCTTGAAAACGCCAGGGACCGGATCTGCGATGTCAACTACTTCGGCACCATGATGGTCCACATGGGCCATGTGGACGGAATGGTATCAGGCTCGGCACACAGCACCGCCGCCACCATCATCCCCTCCTTTGAAATCATCAAGGCCAAGCGCCGGGAAACCCCGGTGTCCGGCCTCTTTTTCATGTGCCTTTCAGACCGGGTCCTGGCCTACGGGGACTGCGCCATAAACCCGGACCCAGACGCCAGGGAACTGGCGGAGATCGCCATCACCTCTGCGGAAACCGCAAAGATGTTCGACATCGAACCCAGGGTGGCCATGCTCTCATACTCCACCGGCACCTCGGGCAAGGGCAAGGATGTGGATAAGGTCAGAGAGGCCACCGAGCTTGTGCGGGCCAAACGGCCCGACCTCCTCATTGAAGGCCCCATCCAATACGATGCCGCCGTGGAGCCCAACGTGGCCAAAACCAAGCTCCCCAATTCCTCTGTTGCCGGCAAAGCCACGGTATTCATATTCCCGGATCTTAACACCGGGAACAATACCTACAAGGCGGTTCAGAGGTCCTCCGGTGCCATGGCCATCGGACCGGCCCTCCAGGGCCTGAACAAACCGGTGAACGACCTGAGCCGGGGCTGTCTTGTGGCCGACATCATCAATACCGTTGCCATCACCGCCATCCAGGCGGCAGAGCAGGACTGGCTCAACGCCCCCAAACCCCTAACGCTAATTAAATAA
- a CDS encoding YkgJ family cysteine cluster protein, producing MNRHFKQLAELYRTMDTAWDRAAAGYGFQCNGCKDNCCLSLFYHHTQVEKAYLLHGFSTLPKAEQKNILEKAENYCSATFAQEDGGIPESKKVPCPLLTNGRCGLYPYRPMICRMHGLPHELHKPGAPPIKGPGCAAGNFDNRDYIPFDRTPFYRDMAGVEMGFRAATGRNGKIKQTIAEILLTPN from the coding sequence ATGAACAGACACTTTAAACAACTGGCAGAATTATACCGCACAATGGACACGGCCTGGGACAGGGCGGCAGCCGGATACGGCTTCCAGTGCAACGGCTGCAAAGACAATTGCTGCCTCTCACTGTTTTACCACCACACCCAGGTTGAAAAGGCCTATCTGCTCCACGGCTTTTCCACCCTCCCGAAGGCGGAACAGAAAAACATTCTGGAAAAGGCAGAAAATTATTGTTCAGCCACATTTGCCCAGGAAGACGGCGGCATACCGGAGTCCAAAAAAGTTCCATGCCCTTTGCTGACGAATGGCCGTTGCGGGCTCTACCCGTACCGCCCCATGATATGCCGGATGCACGGCCTTCCCCATGAACTTCACAAGCCAGGCGCCCCGCCCATAAAAGGCCCTGGATGCGCTGCGGGAAATTTTGACAACCGTGACTATATCCCCTTCGACCGCACCCCTTTTTACCGGGATATGGCCGGCGTTGAAATGGGATTCAGGGCGGCCACCGGGCGGAATGGAAAAATAAAACAGACCATCGCAGAAATTCTGCTGACCCCAAACTAA
- a CDS encoding deoxyguanosinetriphosphate triphosphohydrolase: MKALEKADTAPLSIRERFQQREMSFLSEFATPSTTAGRRHPEEDTCSIRTPFQLDRDRIVYSNAFRRLKYKTQVFLSPLGDHYRTRLTHTLEVSEIARNIARAMRLNEDLAEAIALGHDLGHTPFGHGGETALIQVHSSHFTHSDQSLRVVDSLENRGRGLNLTREVRDGILKHSKGFGNIIPATPGETAVTIEGRIVRVADIIAYLNHDLDDALRGRVIDKSDVPEICSRQLGSTHSMRASTMMEQLVYNSGPKDGKFILSMGEDTFKAMGVLRKFLYEKVYRSPEVHNEFVKAKKVIAGLYQYFLEHPEDMQKELEKMEMAPWDSGKNTLKRSVCDVIASMTDRYALKLYTRLFFPNPLV, translated from the coding sequence ATGAAAGCCTTAGAAAAAGCAGACACCGCGCCGCTGAGCATCAGGGAGCGCTTCCAGCAGAGAGAAATGAGTTTTCTGTCGGAATTCGCCACCCCAAGCACCACGGCCGGCCGGCGGCACCCCGAAGAGGACACCTGTTCCATCCGAACCCCGTTCCAGCTGGACAGGGACCGGATCGTATACTCTAATGCTTTCAGGCGGTTGAAATACAAAACCCAGGTATTCCTTTCCCCCCTGGGTGACCATTACCGCACCCGGCTTACCCACACCCTTGAAGTCTCAGAAATTGCAAGAAACATCGCCAGGGCCATGCGGCTCAACGAAGACCTTGCCGAAGCCATTGCCCTGGGCCACGATCTGGGCCACACCCCATTCGGACACGGCGGTGAAACCGCCCTGATCCAGGTTCACTCCTCCCATTTCACCCACTCCGACCAGAGCCTTCGGGTGGTGGACAGCCTTGAAAACCGTGGCAGGGGACTCAACCTCACCCGGGAAGTCCGGGACGGCATACTAAAGCACTCCAAGGGCTTCGGCAACATCATACCGGCCACCCCCGGGGAAACCGCCGTTACCATCGAGGGCAGGATTGTCAGGGTGGCGGATATCATCGCCTACCTCAACCATGACCTGGATGACGCCCTCAGGGGACGGGTGATTGACAAATCCGATGTGCCGGAAATCTGCAGCAGACAACTGGGCAGCACCCATTCCATGCGGGCCTCTACCATGATGGAGCAGCTGGTGTATAACAGCGGCCCGAAAGACGGCAAATTCATCCTGAGCATGGGAGAAGACACCTTTAAGGCCATGGGCGTCCTGCGCAAATTTCTATACGAAAAAGTATACCGCTCCCCTGAGGTCCATAACGAATTCGTCAAGGCAAAAAAGGTGATTGCCGGGCTCTACCAGTATTTTCTTGAACATCCCGAAGATATGCAAAAAGAACTGGAAAAAATGGAGATGGCCCCCTGGGATTCGGGCAAAAACACACTTAAACGCTCGGTGTGCGATGTCATCGCCTCCATGACCGACCGGTATGCGCTCAAATTGTACACCCGGCTCTTCTTCCCCAACCCGCTGGTCTGA
- a CDS encoding nucleoside deaminase — protein MEYEFFMEKALEQAGSAYDQGQFPVGCVIVQDNEVIATGARTGTAGELSFFSEIDHAEIRALKALESADVVFRPADAVLFCTMEPCLMCFSAIILSGIKTIVFAYEDAMGGGTGVDLDSLPSLYREACVTVVPRVLRQKSLDLFYNFFNKEANLYWKDSFLEAYTLAQKGQNR, from the coding sequence TTGGAGTACGAGTTTTTTATGGAAAAGGCCCTGGAGCAGGCGGGTAGCGCCTATGACCAGGGGCAGTTCCCGGTGGGATGTGTGATTGTTCAGGACAACGAAGTTATTGCCACGGGAGCCAGGACCGGTACCGCGGGAGAACTTTCCTTTTTCAGTGAGATTGACCATGCGGAAATCCGCGCGCTCAAAGCCCTTGAGTCGGCCGATGTCGTTTTCCGGCCGGCTGATGCGGTGCTTTTCTGTACCATGGAGCCCTGCCTGATGTGTTTTTCCGCCATTATTCTTTCGGGGATAAAGACAATTGTTTTTGCCTATGAAGATGCCATGGGCGGAGGGACCGGCGTCGACCTCGATTCTTTGCCTTCCTTATACAGGGAAGCCTGTGTGACCGTGGTTCCTCGGGTGTTACGGCAAAAAAGTCTTGATCTTTTTTATAATTTTTTTAATAAAGAGGCTAACTTATACTGGAAAGACAGTTTTTTGGAAGCGTATACCCTGGCCCAGAAGGGGCAAAATAGGTAA
- a CDS encoding translation initiation factor IF-3: protein MSKRGRQDQTRVNKGIRASEVRVIGSDGEQVGVLPIAEALRIAENENMDLVEVSPDAKPPVCKVMDHGKYKYELTKKKQEAKRKQKSTQIKEIKVRPKTGDHDLETKVRHVEKFIKNNDKVKITLVFRGREFMLKEQANAVLEKVVEMTKEFAQVEQYPKFEGRVITMLLGPR, encoded by the coding sequence ATATCTAAGCGAGGAAGGCAGGATCAGACACGTGTGAATAAGGGAATCAGAGCCAGCGAAGTGCGGGTGATTGGTTCTGACGGCGAACAGGTTGGGGTATTGCCCATAGCAGAGGCATTGCGCATTGCCGAAAATGAAAATATGGATCTGGTGGAGGTCTCTCCGGATGCCAAGCCCCCTGTCTGCAAAGTAATGGATCATGGAAAGTATAAGTACGAGCTGACCAAGAAAAAGCAGGAGGCCAAGCGGAAGCAGAAAAGCACCCAGATCAAAGAGATCAAGGTGCGGCCCAAAACAGGCGACCATGATCTTGAGACCAAGGTGCGCCATGTCGAAAAGTTCATTAAAAATAACGACAAGGTGAAAATTACCCTGGTGTTCCGCGGCCGGGAGTTTATGCTCAAGGAGCAGGCCAATGCAGTGCTGGAAAAAGTGGTGGAGATGACCAAGGAATTTGCCCAGGTCGAACAATATCCCAAGTTTGAAGGCCGTGTCATTACCATGCTTCTTGGTCCCAGATAA
- the rpmI gene encoding 50S ribosomal protein L35, whose protein sequence is MPKIKTSRAAAKRFKKTGTGKYKFRKSHASHILTKKTTKRKRGFRQDQIIDASDMKAVRRLLPNG, encoded by the coding sequence ATGCCTAAGATTAAAACAAGCCGGGCAGCTGCCAAACGGTTTAAAAAAACAGGAACCGGGAAATATAAATTCCGGAAATCCCATGCCAGTCATATTCTGACTAAAAAAACCACAAAGCGGAAAAGAGGCTTCCGTCAGGACCAGATTATTGATGCGTCCGACATGAAGGCAGTCCGCCGTCTGCTGCCCAACGGCTAA
- the rplT gene encoding 50S ribosomal protein L20, with translation MRVKRGFKARRRRNKVLKLAKGFRGGRSKLYRTAADAVDKALMYAYRDRRARKRDFRKLWIVRINAGARMNGLSYSRLMHGLKLSGCELDRKVLADLAVTDPAGFSQLASQAAAKLN, from the coding sequence ATGAGAGTAAAAAGAGGATTTAAGGCTAGAAGACGCCGTAACAAGGTGCTCAAGCTTGCAAAGGGGTTTAGAGGCGGTAGAAGTAAACTTTACAGAACCGCGGCGGACGCGGTCGACAAGGCATTAATGTATGCCTACAGAGACAGACGGGCCAGAAAAAGAGATTTCAGAAAACTTTGGATTGTTAGAATTAATGCCGGCGCCCGCATGAACGGTCTTTCCTACTCCCGTCTCATGCACGGCCTGAAACTGTCCGGCTGTGAACTGGACCGTAAGGTTCTGGCGGATCTGGCCGTTACCGATCCCGCCGGATTCTCCCAGCTGGCATCCCAGGCGGCTGCCAAGCTGAACTAA
- the pheS gene encoding phenylalanine--tRNA ligase subunit alpha, with translation MQNNIADIEKEALDQIGAADSKDALEEISIRFLGRKGVLTGFLRNISSLPEDERPAAGKNANLLKVKLEKAVKAAEAGLNAVGETGPGIDVTLPGRPAVRGALHPITQVLDEICGIFMRLGFDIAEGPEVETDYYNFEALNIPKYHPARDMQDTFYVSDNIVLRTHTSGSQPRVMEKSEPPVRIISPGKVFRCDSDLTHTPMFHQVEGLMVDKNISFGDLKGVLTTFVHQFFDKDTSLRFRPSFFPFTEPSAEVDIRCVMCKGKGCRVCSKTGWLEVLGSGMVHPAVFENVGYDTDKYTGFAFGVGIERMAMLKYGIDDIRKYFENDVRFLGQF, from the coding sequence TTGCAAAACAATATTGCAGATATTGAAAAAGAGGCGCTGGATCAGATCGGCGCAGCCGATTCCAAGGATGCCCTGGAGGAGATTTCCATTCGTTTTCTGGGCAGAAAAGGAGTGCTCACCGGGTTTTTGAGGAATATTTCCTCCCTGCCCGAGGACGAGCGCCCGGCTGCAGGGAAAAATGCCAACCTGCTGAAGGTCAAGCTGGAAAAGGCGGTAAAAGCCGCGGAAGCCGGATTGAATGCAGTCGGCGAAACCGGTCCCGGCATTGATGTAACCCTTCCGGGTCGTCCAGCCGTCAGGGGGGCGCTGCATCCCATCACCCAGGTGTTGGATGAAATCTGCGGCATTTTTATGCGGCTGGGATTTGATATTGCAGAAGGGCCTGAAGTTGAGACGGATTATTACAACTTCGAGGCCTTGAATATTCCCAAGTACCATCCGGCCAGGGATATGCAGGACACTTTTTATGTGTCTGACAATATTGTTTTGAGAACCCATACCTCGGGCTCCCAGCCCAGGGTAATGGAAAAAAGCGAACCCCCGGTGAGAATTATATCTCCGGGCAAGGTGTTCCGCTGTGATTCGGACCTGACCCACACCCCCATGTTCCACCAGGTGGAAGGTCTGATGGTGGATAAAAACATCTCCTTTGGCGATCTCAAAGGGGTGTTAACTACCTTTGTTCATCAGTTTTTCGACAAGGACACCTCGCTTCGGTTCCGTCCCAGTTTTTTCCCCTTTACCGAGCCCAGTGCGGAAGTTGATATCCGCTGCGTCATGTGCAAGGGCAAGGGCTGCCGGGTCTGTTCCAAGACCGGCTGGCTGGAAGTGCTGGGGTCGGGCATGGTGCACCCCGCCGTATTTGAAAATGTGGGGTACGATACCGACAAATACACCGGATTTGCATTCGGCGTCGGCATAGAACGGATGGCCATGCTCAAGTATGGTATCGATGACATCCGGAAATATTTTGAAAACGATGTGCGTTTTTTAGGGCAGTTTTAA